The window CAAATTAAGAATTAAATCTCCCCAGTGGGGCGCGCCATCGTAGAAGATTTCCTCTTTAATTGCCATAAAAAATGCTAGCCTTCTTCAGTAATTCTAATAAATCATGGCGTAAACCCTCAAAGCTCACGTCTATCTCAGGTCGGGAAACGATAACCACAAGCTTGACACCTTCTGCCAAACGGGGAATCATCTCACGTAGCATTGACCGTAATCGACGCTTAACAAGGTTGCGATCAGTTGCACGCTTACTAAACTTCTTAGAAACTACTAAACCTATTTTGGGCGCTTCCCCAGGAGTGGAGGAACATAAAAATTTTATACCAACCACTCTGCCCCTCAAGTACACTCCCTCAGATAGAATTTGGGCAAAATCCGATCGGTTTCTCAGTCTATTAGCCTTGGGCAGCAACTATGCAGGTATTAGTCTCAGTCTTTGTTTTTTTCGTCTGGCTTTGATGACTTTTCTGCCCGCTGGGGTGGACATTCTCGCCCTAAATCCCGAGACTCGCAGTCTTTTTCTTTTGGTACCCTCCAGGGTTCTCCTGGTCATATTTTCGCCTCCGACAGGGTGAGCATTGCCTGGCATCGTGCTATCTTCCCGCAGAGTCACCCCCACAGTATTGTCG is drawn from Pseudanabaenaceae cyanobacterium SKYG29 and contains these coding sequences:
- the rnpA gene encoding ribonuclease P protein component is translated as MYLRGRVVGIKFLCSSTPGEAPKIGLVVSKKFSKRATDRNLVKRRLRSMLREMIPRLAEGVKLVVIVSRPEIDVSFEGLRHDLLELLKKASIFYGN
- the rpmH gene encoding 50S ribosomal protein L34, with product MTRRTLEGTKRKRLRVSGFRARMSTPAGRKVIKARRKKQRLRLIPA